A genomic region of Saccopteryx bilineata isolate mSacBil1 chromosome 1, mSacBil1_pri_phased_curated, whole genome shotgun sequence contains the following coding sequences:
- the KLRF1 gene encoding killer cell lectin-like receptor subfamily F member 1 isoform X2, with the protein MYEEERYMKLNMQLKKRSSTQTSQPQDCSVMLHRYKILLGISGTVNGILVLMLISLSLLRLCPSEWLKYQEKYYWFSNELKSWNDSYGYCSGRKSHLLIIQDQLEMDFIQKNLKQSNYVWIGLNFTSQKRTWKWVDGSPLASEIFSIKGPAKENSCAAIKGNKIYSETCSGVLKWICQC; encoded by the exons ATGTATGAGGAAGAAAGATACATGAAATTGAATATGCAGTTGAAGAAAAGGAGTTCTACCCAAACATCCCAACCTCAAG ATTGTTCTGTGATGTTGCACcggtataaaattttattgggaaTATCTGGAACAGTAAATGGTATTCTGGTATTGATGCTTATCTCCCTTAGTCTGCTGA GATTATGCCCATCAGAATGGCTCAAATATCAAGAAAAGTATTATTGGTTctctaatgagttaaaaagttggAATGACAGTTATGGGTACTGTTCTGGAAGAAAATCTCATCTACTAATCATTCAGGACCAACTTGAAATG GATTTTATACAGAAAAACCTAAAACAATCAAACTATGTGTGGATTGGGCTGAACTTTACCTCCCAGAAGAGGACGTGGAAATGGGTAGATGGTTCTCCATTAGCTTCAGAGAT ATTCTCTATAAAAGGACCAGCGAAAGAAAACAGCTGTGCTGccatcaaaggaaataaaatttactcTGAAACCTGCAGTGGTGTTCTGAAATGGATTTGCCAatgttag
- the KLRF1 gene encoding killer cell lectin-like receptor subfamily F member 1 isoform X1 has translation MYEEERYMKLNMQLKKRSSTQTSQPQDCSVMLHRYKILLGISGTVNGILVLMLISLSLLISQGVLLKYQNRNNANITQHDNIGNLKMTSDTRGNISNKGMDHFVSSATDHRGLCPSEWLKYQEKYYWFSNELKSWNDSYGYCSGRKSHLLIIQDQLEMDFIQKNLKQSNYVWIGLNFTSQKRTWKWVDGSPLASEIFSIKGPAKENSCAAIKGNKIYSETCSGVLKWICQC, from the exons ATGTATGAGGAAGAAAGATACATGAAATTGAATATGCAGTTGAAGAAAAGGAGTTCTACCCAAACATCCCAACCTCAAG ATTGTTCTGTGATGTTGCACcggtataaaattttattgggaaTATCTGGAACAGTAAATGGTATTCTGGTATTGATGCTTATCTCCCTTAGTCTGCTGA TTTCTCAAGGAGTGTTGCTAAAATACCAGAATAGGAATAATGCAAATATCACTCAACATGATAATATTGGAAACTTGAAAATGACAAGTGACACAAGAGGAAATATAAGTAATAAAGGCATGGATCACTTTGTTTCAAGTGCTACAGACCATAGAG GATTATGCCCATCAGAATGGCTCAAATATCAAGAAAAGTATTATTGGTTctctaatgagttaaaaagttggAATGACAGTTATGGGTACTGTTCTGGAAGAAAATCTCATCTACTAATCATTCAGGACCAACTTGAAATG GATTTTATACAGAAAAACCTAAAACAATCAAACTATGTGTGGATTGGGCTGAACTTTACCTCCCAGAAGAGGACGTGGAAATGGGTAGATGGTTCTCCATTAGCTTCAGAGAT ATTCTCTATAAAAGGACCAGCGAAAGAAAACAGCTGTGCTGccatcaaaggaaataaaatttactcTGAAACCTGCAGTGGTGTTCTGAAATGGATTTGCCAatgttag